A window from Flavobacterium gyeonganense encodes these proteins:
- a CDS encoding DUF1800 domain-containing protein has protein sequence MKKSNLWSLRLGFSGKQAAKIEKIGLEKFLKKSYDSKFDNQLPAFLQDSPKTIAEYKELRQSVKNLDPEEKNKIQKKENETTAELKKWWVAKMQSDEFPLREKMVCFWHNHFVSTSQKVKINYWIYQHNMILRENAFGNFKELTKQMVKSNAMIKYLDNVDNKKGKINENLSRELLELFTIGIGNYTEEDIKNGAKALAGLNYGDDGGIYKKNSEDNSNKTYFGRTGNWKADDLVDIIFEQKSIPYLITRKILKWFLYDNPSEESVKHYGDYFRKVNFEMKPLLTKIFTEEYAKDVSGNKIKDPLVYIFQIIDELQLKDYHEAMIVAFLKQQGMDLYNQVNVKGWDGGNSWLTSQVYLQRNNTSDLLCSGRKLSKKVLNSMTNENPKPKMELEKREVKVEFDANGNNKTIIAELSNRLLFNVNESMQKDMENLLKYDFDPKNPNANYAVVRLFNFITKLPEYQLI, from the coding sequence ATGAAAAAAAGCAATCTTTGGTCGTTACGATTGGGCTTCTCAGGAAAGCAAGCTGCTAAAATTGAAAAAATAGGATTAGAAAAATTTCTAAAGAAATCTTATGATTCGAAATTTGATAACCAACTTCCTGCTTTTTTACAAGACAGTCCCAAAACAATTGCTGAATACAAAGAATTACGTCAATCTGTAAAAAATCTCGATCCCGAGGAGAAAAATAAAATTCAGAAAAAAGAAAACGAAACTACTGCCGAATTAAAAAAATGGTGGGTTGCAAAAATGCAATCTGACGAATTTCCGTTACGCGAAAAAATGGTTTGTTTCTGGCATAATCATTTTGTTTCCACTTCACAAAAAGTAAAAATCAATTACTGGATTTATCAGCATAACATGATTTTACGGGAAAATGCTTTTGGAAATTTCAAGGAGTTGACCAAACAGATGGTGAAGTCGAACGCCATGATCAAATACCTGGACAATGTCGATAATAAAAAAGGCAAAATAAATGAAAATCTAAGCCGCGAACTACTGGAGCTATTTACCATAGGAATTGGGAATTATACCGAAGAAGATATTAAAAATGGGGCAAAAGCTTTGGCAGGATTAAATTATGGTGATGATGGTGGGATTTACAAAAAAAACTCAGAAGATAACAGCAACAAAACCTATTTCGGCAGAACAGGAAACTGGAAAGCAGATGATCTGGTTGATATCATTTTCGAACAAAAAAGCATTCCGTATTTAATTACACGAAAAATTCTGAAATGGTTTCTTTACGATAATCCATCAGAAGAATCGGTGAAACATTATGGTGACTATTTCAGGAAAGTAAATTTTGAAATGAAACCGTTGCTTACTAAAATCTTTACTGAAGAATATGCCAAAGATGTTTCGGGCAATAAAATCAAAGACCCTCTGGTTTATATTTTTCAGATTATTGATGAATTGCAGCTAAAAGATTACCATGAAGCGATGATTGTAGCCTTTCTAAAACAGCAGGGAATGGATTTGTACAATCAGGTCAATGTAAAAGGCTGGGATGGAGGGAATTCATGGCTGACTTCGCAGGTTTATCTGCAGCGAAACAATACTTCGGACTTGCTTTGCAGCGGACGAAAACTTTCAAAAAAAGTGCTCAATTCGATGACTAATGAAAATCCAAAACCCAAAATGGAATTAGAGAAAAGAGAGGTAAAAGTAGAATTTGATGCCAACGGAAATAATAAAACTATCATAGCCGAATTATCCAACAGATTGTTATTTAATGTAAACGAATCCATGCAAAAAGACATGGAAAATTTACTGAAATATGATTTTGATCCTAAAAATCCTAATGCCAATTATGCTGTTGTTCGTTTGTTTAATTTTATCACTAAGCTGCCGGAATATCAGTTAATTTAA
- a CDS encoding GIY-YIG nuclease family protein translates to MLIYEGYHTYYIYIITNKSKTVFYTGVTNNLKIRLIQHKENITDGNKSFASKYKVEFLLYYEKFTWIQEAISREKEIKGWSRNKKIELIKTLNPDLDFLNNLFD, encoded by the coding sequence ATGCTAATATACGAAGGCTACCATACTTATTACATCTACATTATAACAAACAAATCAAAAACTGTTTTCTATACTGGAGTAACCAACAATTTAAAAATTCGTTTAATTCAGCATAAAGAAAATATTACTGATGGAAATAAAAGTTTTGCTTCAAAATATAAAGTTGAGTTTTTATTGTATTATGAAAAATTTACTTGGATTCAAGAAGCTATTAGTCGTGAAAAAGAAATAAAAGGCTGGAGTAGAAATAAAAAAATTGAGTTAATTAAAACTCTTAATCCAGATTTAGATTTTTTGAACAATTTGTTTGATTGA
- a CDS encoding ribonucleoside-diphosphate reductase subunit alpha: MYVVKRDGHKEPVMFDKITERIKKLCYGLNELVDPVKVAMRVIEGLYDGVSTSELDNLAAETAASMTIAHPDYAQLAARVAISNLHSNTKKSFSETMKDMYHYVNPRNGQDAPLIADDVYKVIQENAAFLDSHIIYTRDFNYDYFGFKTLERSYLLKINGKIVERPQHMLMRVSVGIHLDDLKSVIETYDLMSKKYFTHATPTLFNAGTPKPQMSSCFLLAMQDDSIDGIYDTLKQTAKISQSAGGIGLSIHNVRATGSYIRGTNGTSNGIVPMLRVFNDTARYVDQGGGKRKGSFAIYIETWHADIFEFLDLKKNTGKEEMRARDLFFAMWTSDLFMKRVQEDGPWTLMCPNECPGLYDVYGEEFEKLYLDYEFRGKGRKTIRARELWEKILESQIETGTPYMLYKDAANRKSNHKNLGTIRSSNLCTEIMEFTSKDEIAVCNLASISLPMFIENGKFDHEALYNVTKRVARNLNKVIDRNYYPVKEAENSNMRHRPVGLGVQGLADAFIMLRMPFTSDEAKALNQEIFETLYFAAVTASMEMAKEEGPYSTFEGSPMSKGEFQYNMWGMKDEELSGRWDWASLRKEVVEHGVRNSLLVAPMPTASTSQILGNNEAFEPYTSNIYTRRVLSGEFIVVNKHLLHDLVERGLWNESLKQEIMRHNGSVQNIDLIPQDLKELYKTVWEMSMKDIIDMSRQRGYFIDQSQSLNLFMQDANYSKLTSMHFYAWQSGLKTGMYYLRTKSAVDAIKFTLNNDKKEETPALVAETEEINIEEYKAMLLKAQAAGPEDCEMCGS, translated from the coding sequence ATGTATGTAGTAAAAAGAGATGGCCACAAAGAGCCTGTAATGTTTGATAAGATTACAGAAAGAATCAAAAAATTGTGTTACGGGCTTAATGAGCTTGTAGATCCTGTTAAGGTAGCTATGAGAGTTATCGAAGGATTGTATGACGGAGTTTCTACATCTGAATTAGATAATCTTGCGGCAGAAACAGCGGCGTCTATGACTATTGCACACCCGGATTATGCACAATTGGCAGCTCGTGTGGCAATTTCAAACCTGCATTCAAATACCAAAAAATCGTTTTCAGAAACGATGAAAGATATGTATCACTACGTAAATCCAAGAAATGGTCAGGATGCTCCGTTAATTGCTGATGATGTTTACAAAGTGATTCAGGAAAACGCAGCTTTCTTAGATTCTCACATTATTTACACAAGAGATTTTAATTACGATTACTTTGGATTTAAAACTTTAGAGCGTTCTTATCTTCTAAAAATAAACGGAAAAATTGTAGAGCGTCCGCAGCATATGTTAATGCGTGTTTCTGTGGGGATTCACTTAGACGATTTGAAATCGGTTATTGAGACTTACGATTTAATGTCTAAAAAATATTTCACACATGCAACGCCAACGTTGTTCAACGCGGGGACTCCAAAACCTCAAATGTCTTCTTGTTTCCTTTTGGCAATGCAGGATGACAGTATTGACGGAATTTACGATACCTTAAAACAAACGGCTAAAATCTCGCAGTCAGCGGGAGGAATTGGTCTTTCTATTCATAACGTTCGTGCAACAGGATCTTACATTCGCGGTACAAACGGAACTTCAAATGGAATTGTTCCAATGTTGAGAGTATTCAACGATACAGCACGTTATGTAGATCAGGGTGGTGGAAAACGTAAAGGAAGTTTTGCGATTTATATCGAAACATGGCATGCTGATATTTTTGAATTTTTGGATTTAAAGAAAAATACCGGAAAAGAAGAAATGCGTGCAAGAGACTTATTCTTTGCGATGTGGACATCCGATTTATTCATGAAACGTGTTCAGGAAGATGGTCCCTGGACGTTAATGTGTCCAAACGAATGTCCAGGATTATATGATGTTTACGGAGAGGAATTTGAAAAGTTATACCTTGATTACGAATTCAGAGGAAAAGGAAGAAAGACTATCCGTGCACGTGAATTATGGGAGAAAATCCTGGAATCTCAAATCGAGACCGGAACACCTTACATGTTATACAAGGATGCGGCAAACCGTAAGTCAAACCACAAGAATTTAGGAACTATCCGTTCTTCAAACTTGTGTACAGAGATTATGGAGTTTACATCTAAAGACGAAATTGCAGTTTGTAATTTAGCATCAATCTCATTGCCAATGTTCATTGAAAATGGGAAATTCGATCACGAAGCACTTTACAATGTTACAAAACGTGTAGCACGCAACCTGAACAAAGTAATCGACAGAAACTATTACCCGGTAAAAGAAGCAGAAAACTCAAATATGCGTCACCGTCCGGTAGGATTGGGAGTGCAAGGTCTGGCTGATGCTTTTATTATGTTGCGTATGCCGTTTACAAGCGATGAAGCTAAAGCATTAAATCAGGAAATTTTTGAAACCTTATACTTTGCAGCCGTAACCGCTTCCATGGAAATGGCTAAAGAAGAAGGACCATATTCTACATTTGAAGGATCTCCAATGTCTAAAGGAGAATTCCAGTACAACATGTGGGGAATGAAAGATGAAGAATTATCTGGTCGTTGGGACTGGGCATCTTTAAGAAAAGAAGTGGTAGAGCACGGAGTTCGTAACTCATTATTGGTGGCGCCAATGCCAACTGCTTCAACTTCTCAGATTCTGGGTAACAACGAAGCTTTTGAACCGTATACATCAAACATTTACACACGTCGTGTATTGTCAGGAGAATTCATTGTAGTAAACAAGCATTTATTGCATGATTTGGTTGAAAGAGGTTTATGGAACGAGTCATTGAAACAAGAAATCATGCGTCATAACGGATCTGTTCAAAACATTGATTTGATTCCGCAAGACTTAAAAGAACTATACAAAACCGTTTGGGAAATGTCGATGAAAGACATTATCGATATGTCACGTCAAAGAGGTTATTTTATTGACCAATCACAATCATTGAACTTGTTCATGCAGGATGCCAACTATTCTAAACTTACATCAATGCACTTCTATGCTTGGCAATCCGGTTTAAAAACTGGTATGTATTACTTGAGAACAAAATCAGCCGTTGATGCGATTAAGTTCACATTAAACAATGATAAAAAAGAAGAAACACCAGCTTTAGTTGCAGAAACTGAAGAAATCAATATTGAGGAATACAAAGCGATGTTGTTAAAAGCACAAGCTGCAGGTCCTGAGGATTGTGAGATGTGTGGGTCTTAA
- a CDS encoding ribonucleotide-diphosphate reductase subunit beta, whose protein sequence is MSQVEPILQENKNRFVIFPIKHHDIWEWYKKMEASFWTAEEIDLHQDLTDWNNKLNDDERYFIKHILAFFAASDGIVNENLAENFVNEVQYAEAKFFYGFQIMMENIHSETYSLLIDTYVKDEAEKAELFNALEVFPAIAKKGEWALKWIESDSFAERLIAFAAVEGIFFSGAFCSIYWLKKRGLMPGLTFSNELISRDEGVHCDFAVHLHNHHLINKVPKERIKEIIVNALDIEREFVTESLPVSLIGMNAALMTQYLEFVADRLLVELGCERVYGSANPFDFMDMISLQGKTNFFEKRVAEYQKSGVMNTDSDAQKISFDADF, encoded by the coding sequence ATGTCACAAGTTGAACCAATTTTACAAGAAAATAAGAATCGCTTTGTTATTTTTCCAATTAAACATCATGATATTTGGGAATGGTATAAGAAAATGGAAGCTAGCTTCTGGACTGCCGAAGAAATCGATTTGCATCAGGACTTGACAGATTGGAATAATAAACTTAATGACGACGAAAGATATTTTATCAAACACATTTTAGCATTCTTTGCTGCTTCTGACGGAATCGTAAATGAAAATCTTGCTGAAAACTTTGTAAACGAAGTACAATATGCTGAAGCTAAGTTTTTCTACGGTTTTCAGATTATGATGGAGAATATTCATAGCGAAACCTACTCCTTATTGATCGATACTTACGTGAAAGATGAAGCCGAAAAAGCAGAATTGTTTAATGCTTTGGAAGTTTTTCCTGCAATTGCTAAAAAAGGGGAATGGGCTCTAAAATGGATCGAATCTGATTCGTTTGCTGAAAGGCTGATTGCTTTTGCTGCAGTTGAAGGTATTTTCTTCTCAGGTGCTTTCTGTTCTATTTATTGGTTAAAGAAACGTGGTTTGATGCCAGGCCTTACTTTTTCTAATGAATTGATTTCGCGTGACGAAGGCGTACATTGTGACTTTGCGGTACACTTGCACAATCATCACTTGATCAATAAAGTGCCAAAAGAAAGAATTAAGGAAATCATTGTTAATGCTTTGGATATCGAAAGAGAGTTTGTAACTGAATCTCTTCCGGTAAGTTTGATTGGAATGAATGCTGCTTTAATGACACAATACTTAGAATTTGTTGCTGACAGATTATTAGTAGAATTAGGTTGCGAACGTGTTTATGGATCAGCGAATCCGTTTGATTTCATGGACATGATTTCTCTTCAGGGAAAAACTAATTTCTTTGAAAAACGTGTTGCAGAGTATCAAAAGTCAGGTGTGATGAACACAGACAGTGATGCTCAGAAAATATCGTTTGACGCAGATTTTTAG
- a CDS encoding DUF3109 family protein: MFQLGKTIISEDILEKEFVCNLSACKGACCVDGDAGAPLSEAETKILEEVYPKVKPFLRKEGIAAIEAQGTWVKGTDGDLETPLIDNKDCAYVIFDGKTALCGIEQAYNQGIVDWKKPVSCHLYPIRVKDFTEFAAVNYDKWDICDDACSLGKELEVPVYKFVKEALIRRFGEDWYLELEKVAEEYKKV, encoded by the coding sequence ATGTTTCAATTAGGAAAAACCATTATTTCAGAAGATATTCTTGAAAAAGAATTTGTGTGCAACTTGTCAGCTTGTAAAGGAGCGTGCTGCGTTGACGGGGATGCCGGTGCTCCTTTGAGCGAAGCAGAAACCAAAATTCTGGAAGAGGTATATCCTAAAGTAAAACCTTTTTTGCGTAAAGAAGGTATTGCAGCTATCGAAGCGCAGGGAACCTGGGTAAAAGGTACCGACGGTGATCTTGAAACCCCGCTAATCGATAATAAAGATTGTGCTTATGTGATTTTTGATGGTAAAACTGCTCTTTGCGGAATCGAACAAGCCTACAATCAGGGAATCGTTGACTGGAAAAAACCGGTTTCCTGTCATTTATATCCAATTCGCGTAAAAGATTTTACGGAGTTCGCAGCTGTTAATTACGATAAATGGGATATCTGCGATGATGCTTGTTCTTTGGGAAAAGAATTAGAAGTTCCGGTTTATAAATTTGTCAAAGAAGCACTTATTCGTCGTTTTGGTGAAGACTGGTATCTTGAACTTGAAAAGGTAGCCGAAGAGTATAAAAAAGTGTAA
- a CDS encoding MarC family protein, translating into MLEISLKEIITVSMVLFAVIDIVGSIPIIVNLRAKVGHIESEKASLVAGAIMIVFLFVGEGLLNLIGIDVHSFAVAGSFVLFFLALEMILGIRIYRDEEPGSASIVPLAFPLIAGAGTMTTLLSLRSQFHTINIIIAILLNIILVYIVLKSSKKIETLLGENGLGVVRKTFGVILLAIAVKLFAANVKGLFV; encoded by the coding sequence ATGTTAGAAATCAGTTTAAAAGAAATCATTACAGTAAGCATGGTGTTATTTGCAGTTATTGATATCGTGGGCTCTATACCTATTATTGTGAATTTAAGAGCAAAGGTTGGACACATCGAATCAGAAAAAGCTTCGCTTGTTGCCGGTGCAATTATGATTGTTTTCCTTTTTGTTGGTGAAGGCCTGCTTAATCTTATAGGCATTGATGTACACTCATTTGCTGTTGCCGGTTCTTTTGTATTGTTCTTCCTTGCTTTGGAAATGATCTTAGGAATTCGAATTTACCGTGATGAAGAACCCGGTTCGGCCTCTATTGTTCCATTAGCGTTTCCTTTAATTGCAGGAGCAGGAACCATGACTACTTTACTTTCGTTACGATCTCAATTTCATACTATCAATATCATTATTGCGATTTTATTGAATATTATATTGGTTTATATTGTTTTAAAATCATCCAAAAAAATTGAAACTTTATTAGGCGAAAACGGGCTAGGCGTAGTTCGCAAGACATTTGGAGTAATTCTCTTAGCAATAGCTGTTAAATTATTCGCTGCTAATGTTAAAGGTTTGTTCGTCTAA
- a CDS encoding FAD-dependent oxidoreductase produces the protein MFDVLIVGGGVSGMSCALILGSAKNKAFVTDKKIGIFAHQKSSSLQEAIFYNAYGITPGKLGSELLSESIQDLAQTYPHIAQIPNEKVIKIEGVYPEFTVITNKNSYETKSIVIGIGSANTFDIQGLMQYVEPHKKALPEKQRIQLKNEDHKVAEGIYVIGTLAGWRSQLAIAAGSGAAVATDILTLWNNGVQTHAHDSIR, from the coding sequence ATGTTTGACGTTTTAATTGTTGGCGGAGGCGTTTCAGGCATGTCCTGTGCCCTGATTTTAGGATCTGCCAAAAACAAAGCTTTTGTAACCGACAAAAAAATCGGAATTTTTGCACATCAGAAAAGCTCTTCTTTACAGGAAGCTATTTTTTACAATGCTTATGGTATAACACCAGGCAAATTGGGTTCAGAATTATTATCCGAAAGCATTCAGGATTTAGCTCAAACCTACCCGCACATTGCTCAGATTCCAAATGAAAAGGTAATTAAAATTGAGGGAGTCTATCCAGAATTTACGGTAATTACAAACAAAAACTCTTACGAGACAAAAAGCATCGTTATCGGAATTGGTTCCGCAAATACTTTTGACATCCAAGGTTTGATGCAATATGTAGAGCCTCACAAAAAAGCTTTACCTGAAAAACAGCGCATCCAGCTTAAAAACGAGGATCACAAAGTCGCTGAAGGCATTTATGTAATTGGAACTTTAGCCGGATGGAGAAGTCAATTGGCTATTGCTGCCGGAAGCGGAGCCGCTGTTGCTACAGATATCCTTACTTTGTGGAATAACGGCGTGCAGACTCATGCACATGATAGCATCCGATAA
- a CDS encoding nuclear transport factor 2 family protein, with the protein MKTETVVNVEIELLAAIKKADVSVLEKILHDDLLFNLPDGNTITKEFDLDSYRSGKMKIDSLEASDQIINIIDDTAVVAVTVSLKGTFDNNPVKGVFRYIRVWKQFEDNLKVIAGSCVALQ; encoded by the coding sequence ATGAAAACAGAAACAGTTGTAAATGTTGAAATTGAACTTCTGGCGGCTATCAAAAAAGCAGATGTTTCGGTTTTAGAAAAGATATTACATGACGATTTGCTATTCAATTTGCCGGATGGAAACACCATTACCAAAGAATTTGATTTGGATTCCTATCGTTCCGGTAAAATGAAAATCGATTCACTGGAAGCTTCTGATCAAATCATAAATATAATTGACGATACTGCTGTAGTTGCAGTAACGGTTTCTTTAAAGGGCACATTTGATAATAATCCTGTAAAAGGAGTTTTCAGATATATTCGGGTCTGGAAACAATTTGAAGATAATCTCAAAGTTATTGCAGGTAGCTGTGTTGCTCTGCAATAA
- a CDS encoding deoxycytidylate deaminase has product MEIKKLNKYDKAYLRIAREWGSLSYCKRKQVGAIIVKDRMIISDGYNGTPTGFENCCEDEDGLTRWDVLHAEANAILKVARSTQSCEGATLYITLSPCKECSKLIHQSGIKRVVYQNGYRDDSGIQFLLKAGVEVEHIPVLEE; this is encoded by the coding sequence ATGGAGATAAAAAAATTAAACAAATACGATAAAGCTTATTTGCGGATAGCCAGGGAATGGGGTTCGTTGTCGTATTGTAAACGTAAGCAGGTAGGTGCTATAATTGTAAAAGACAGAATGATTATCTCTGATGGATACAATGGGACACCAACCGGATTTGAAAATTGCTGCGAAGATGAAGACGGATTAACACGTTGGGATGTTTTGCATGCCGAAGCAAATGCAATTTTAAAAGTAGCCAGATCAACCCAATCCTGTGAAGGAGCAACTTTATATATTACACTTTCACCGTGTAAAGAATGCAGCAAGCTCATACATCAGTCAGGCATAAAAAGGGTTGTGTACCAAAATGGATATCGTGATGATTCCGGAATCCAGTTTTTATTGAAAGCAGGTGTTGAGGTAGAGCATATTCCTGTTTTAGAAGAATAA
- a CDS encoding HupE/UreJ family protein translates to MSEFWIYFQIGLKHVLDIHAYDHVLFLIALTTPYAFKDWKRILLLVTMFTVGHTLALLLSVFGIIAVKASLVEFLIPVTILITAFFNLFTAGKASKNESLNLVFFLTLFFGIIHGLGFSNYFKTILGGTASSKLVPLLEFALGIEAAQLIVVFVVLVISYIVQTVFRFSKRDWALVMSAFVIGVVIPMIVESPIWNR, encoded by the coding sequence ATGTCAGAATTTTGGATTTATTTTCAGATCGGTTTAAAGCATGTTTTAGACATTCATGCTTATGATCACGTATTGTTTTTAATTGCCTTAACAACACCATATGCATTTAAGGACTGGAAAAGGATTTTATTGCTTGTTACGATGTTTACGGTTGGTCACACATTAGCGCTTTTGCTTTCTGTTTTTGGAATTATAGCTGTAAAAGCAAGTCTGGTAGAGTTTTTAATTCCGGTTACAATTTTAATAACCGCCTTTTTCAATCTTTTTACAGCCGGAAAAGCATCTAAAAATGAAAGTCTTAATCTGGTGTTTTTTCTAACGTTATTTTTTGGAATTATTCACGGGCTTGGATTCTCAAATTATTTTAAGACTATTTTAGGAGGTACAGCATCTTCAAAATTAGTACCTTTATTGGAATTTGCACTCGGAATCGAAGCGGCGCAATTAATAGTAGTCTTTGTAGTTTTGGTTATATCGTATATCGTACAGACTGTATTCCGTTTTTCAAAACGTGACTGGGCGCTTGTAATGTCGGCTTTTGTTATTGGAGTTGTAATTCCGATGATTGTAGAAAGTCCTATTTGGAACAGATAA
- a CDS encoding TerB family tellurite resistance protein, with product MSFAELFDSEFKQRNKGHFSAIVRVALADGVVYPEEKNFLDKLASRLEITESEYEEILSDPLKYPINPPYSYVQRLERLYDLTRMVHVDHHLEDKQEVLLKKISVALGFTPSNVDYIIAKALSLVDKKVDLDTFVYEMQHMNK from the coding sequence ATGTCATTTGCAGAATTATTTGATAGCGAATTCAAACAAAGAAATAAAGGTCACTTTTCAGCTATTGTTCGCGTAGCGCTAGCAGACGGAGTTGTATATCCGGAAGAAAAAAACTTCTTAGATAAACTTGCATCCCGTTTGGAAATAACTGAGTCTGAATACGAAGAAATCCTTAGCGATCCTTTGAAATACCCTATCAACCCGCCTTATTCATATGTTCAGCGCTTGGAGCGTTTATATGATTTAACAAGAATGGTGCATGTTGACCACCATCTTGAAGATAAACAAGAAGTTTTATTAAAAAAGATAAGCGTAGCTTTAGGATTTACCCCTAGTAACGTGGATTACATTATTGCAAAAGCATTGTCGTTAGTAGATAAAAAAGTGGATTTAGATACATTTGTGTATGAAATGCAGCACATGAATAAATAA
- the fbp gene encoding class 1 fructose-bisphosphatase has product MEERNKTLGEFIIENQKAFQYSSGELSRIINSIRLAAKVVNYKVNKAGLVDIIGAVGEQNVQGEDQQKLDVYANEVFIQTLINREIVCGIASEENDEYITVKGSDNSNNNKYVILMDPLDGSSNIDVNVSLGTIFSVFRRITPIGTPVTSEDFLQPGVNQVAAGYVIYGTSTMLVYTTGHGVNGFTLNPAIGTFYLSHPNMKFPKDGNIYSVNEGNYVHFPQGVKNYIKYCQREEEDRPYTSRYIGSLVSDFHRNMIKGGIYLYPTSSKAPKGKLRLMYECNPMAFIAEQAGGKATDGFGRIMEIQPTELHQRVPFFCGSINMVEKAEEFMKEGE; this is encoded by the coding sequence ATGGAAGAACGCAATAAAACACTGGGAGAGTTTATTATTGAGAACCAAAAAGCATTTCAGTATTCATCTGGGGAATTATCCCGGATTATCAACTCTATACGTCTGGCGGCAAAAGTTGTCAACTATAAAGTAAACAAAGCTGGATTAGTGGATATAATAGGCGCCGTTGGCGAACAGAATGTTCAGGGAGAAGACCAGCAAAAATTAGATGTCTATGCCAACGAAGTATTCATTCAGACGTTAATAAACCGTGAGATTGTCTGTGGAATAGCTTCAGAAGAAAACGACGAATATATTACTGTCAAGGGGAGCGACAACAGTAATAATAATAAGTACGTGATCTTAATGGATCCGCTTGACGGATCTTCAAACATTGATGTAAATGTTTCTTTGGGAACTATTTTTTCTGTTTTCAGAAGAATAACACCAATTGGAACTCCGGTTACAAGCGAGGATTTTTTACAGCCGGGAGTGAATCAGGTTGCAGCTGGGTATGTAATTTACGGAACATCAACTATGTTGGTCTATACAACCGGACATGGTGTAAACGGATTTACTTTGAATCCGGCGATTGGAACTTTTTATCTTTCACATCCAAACATGAAATTTCCGAAAGACGGGAATATTTATTCGGTAAACGAAGGGAATTATGTTCACTTTCCGCAAGGTGTTAAAAATTATATTAAATATTGTCAGCGTGAAGAAGAAGACAGACCTTATACTTCCAGATATATTGGAAGTTTAGTTTCTGATTTTCATCGAAATATGATTAAAGGCGGGATTTATCTTTATCCAACCAGTTCAAAAGCACCAAAAGGGAAACTGCGATTAATGTATGAATGCAATCCGATGGCATTCATTGCAGAACAAGCAGGTGGAAAAGCAACAGACGGTTTTGGAAGAATTATGGAAATCCAGCCGACAGAATTGCATCAGAGGGTTCCGTTTTTCTGCGGAAGCATTAATATGGTTGAAAAAGCAGAAGAGTTTATGAAGGAAGGAGAGTAG
- a CDS encoding GNAT family N-acetyltransferase yields MDIRKGKPEDMKSVLALIQELAIFEKEPDAVLITEEDLVRDGFGENPLFHVFVAEVDKEIVGIALYYYRYSTWKGKTIHLEDLIVKEKMRGTGLGSALYSEIMKQGKKDNVRRIEWNVLNWNTPAVNFYENSGAKVIEEWRVVQMDETGINSYLEKIN; encoded by the coding sequence ATGGATATTAGAAAAGGAAAACCTGAAGATATGAAATCGGTTTTAGCACTGATTCAGGAGCTTGCAATATTCGAAAAAGAGCCAGATGCCGTTTTAATAACCGAAGAAGATTTAGTACGAGATGGTTTTGGAGAAAATCCATTATTTCATGTTTTTGTTGCTGAGGTTGATAAAGAGATTGTTGGCATAGCTTTGTATTATTATCGATATTCTACCTGGAAAGGAAAAACAATACACCTTGAAGATTTAATTGTAAAAGAAAAAATGCGCGGTACCGGTTTAGGGTCTGCTCTTTATTCTGAAATAATGAAGCAAGGAAAAAAAGATAATGTTCGAAGAATCGAATGGAATGTTCTCAACTGGAATACCCCTGCCGTAAATTTCTACGAGAACTCTGGCGCAAAAGTTATCGAGGAATGGCGAGTGGTACAAATGGATGAAACAGGAATTAATTCGTACTTGGAAAAAATAAATTGA